Genomic DNA from Lactuca sativa cultivar Salinas chromosome 8, Lsat_Salinas_v11, whole genome shotgun sequence:
TTTCAAGTTTTGCAATCCAGACGTCCAATATGGGTATCAACATTACCCATAAATTACTATTTTTCTCTATGGCAAGACAAACTTCTCAAAGCTCACTAGACACAATCTATGTAAGGTCCCGTTTGAGAGTTGCTGACTGAGAAAGTGCTAACTAGGAAAGGTCTGTCTGAGTAATAAAATTTGACTGATTAAGAAACCATGATGTTTAattgtacatctgactgaatGTGATGGCCgattaaaaatgacaattttaccatGCTACTCTATACAGTGATGGATGAAGTtgctgaataattataaaaacataaaaattgtcatacaaaatgtaaattaCAAACAAATCATTTAAAAACCAACATCTTAACATATAAATATTCATAACTTTTATCGCTTGCTTTATAAAGATCAAGATTAAGATCAACAGGAAAATCAATTCAATAGATATGTATGTGTTCAATTCAAGAGATATATATGTGTTTAACATATATGTATGTGGGATTTCTAGAAAACAACAAAACTGATCACAATCCTCAAAGCAAAATCAacaccaaaattaacaaaatcaaCATATCAACATATCAGAAAGTTGCTTTCTTTTTACTTTTTACAGATTCCTTTAAAATTCAACAACAAAATCAATTGAAACAACGAACATTCAAGAGAAAACATCAACATATCAATAAAATTCAGAACTTTTAGAGAAGTTCAAACAGGAACATAATAGTTAAACAACAAAATTATGTAGAAATCTAGCTCCAGCCTACTTTCCGAACCAAATTATGTAGAAATCTAGCAAAATTCAGAACTTTTAGAGAAGTTCAGACATGATTAGAAGAATTTATTGATCTAATTATGCAGAAATCGGAACCCATTTTCAACGGCAAATCATAATTATGCATAAATCGGAACCCATTTTCAATAGCAAATCAGTTAAAACTTTTAAGTGGATCTTCTATGAATGGGTATGAAGGAATCGTACCTGATGAGAAGAAGCCGTCTATGGAGGTGCTGGTATGGAGGAGATCATTAGTGGTTGAATATCATAGAAATATCGATGTGTGCTGGTTTGTTTTATGGCTATGGAGGCATTGAAATAATTGAAGGATAAGAATGAGGATGGAGGCGCTGAAAGAGAATGGTATGGCAAGGGTAAAGATGGAAACGTATCCCCCTTTTCTCAGTAAACTATTTTGTGCTTTCTATCTGAATAAGATGTTTCTTACCGAGTCCAATGCACAAATTTGGACTACCAAACACGTTTTtctgaccgagtcagccaaaaaCATCTGAGCTAACTCGGCTAGACTCATATCAAACATTACCTAAGTCGTTGCGCTTTCTATCTGAATAAGATGTTTCTTACCAAGTTGATatgttcacacacacacacacagagtatTAAGCATACATGAACAAAAACATAAGTACAAACAAATTTGTAAAGTGGTCTCGAAGATTGAAACTTCCTCATGATTATTGAGCTCGATTCATGGTGCTGGTTGCACAACCTCTTCTGTTATAGATCCCAATCGCGAGAGTCTAAACTTTGTTGCACTGGTCCGAGTTTGCCTACCTTCGACTTAGTAGGTATGATGGGTGAACCGAACCGAGCCCCTATTAGATTAGACAAAGCTTCGTTGGTTGGATTTTAGCTTCGATGCAAGGGAAAAGAGCAAGGAAAAACAGTATATCCGGAACTCTGAGAGCTAGACCGACAACAGGCTAAGTAGCATCGACTGAGGTATTTGAGTTAGGGTCTCATGGCCCCAGGCCGGCTAAGAGCAGCAATTCTTACATTTCTCTCAGAAGCTAACTTGAGTCTCAGCAAAACCTTCCCTTTTTTTTTAATCTCTCCTTTCCCGTCATCTATGTTCAAAGATCGGGAAAGGGGGTATTAAACGTGcatggaaaaaaaaaatactaaaatgcCCTCAGAGATACAAAGGTTTGGATGATTTATGGTTGTGGGCAGACATAAGTAAGGGCGAGGGACCATTAGAGATACAAAGGTTTGGATTAGGGACCATCTTTGAAAGAAACAGACCTTTATACTAAAAAAGTTATAATTGGCAAACTTCCGGGACCATACACATAACTCTAAAATATACTATTAAAATGTATGTTGCTGTTTTCTAAACTAAATAATTGAGATGGACAAAACCTCAACTCGCGCTTAACAAGTGTGCAGATAGATAGGATCTACCCAATACCACCATTCTCCCAAGTCACCTTCcactgttcttcttcttcttttgtgtATGAACAGATCAGTGTCGGTCAACTAAGAACCCCTTAAAGTTCAAACCAAACATTGCTCTGACCAAGCTTCATATAAaaccatcatcttcttcttcttcttcttcataaacTCATGTCTCAAAAACCTTAAATCTTTCACTAAATATTGTGTTTGAGGGTCAAGATGGCAGGGGATACAAGTGAAGGTACAAGAGAACTTGATCAAACGCCGACATGGGCTGTAGCTGGTGTTTGTGCAATCATCATCGTCGTCTCCATAGCTTTAGAGAAAGTTCTTCATAGACTTGGAAAGGTAACTGCTTTTCCACCATTCTTGCTCGTTTCCTTTCATTTTTACTCCATTTCCCCCCTCAAATTTGTGGGTTTTTGTTCTTCCCAGCTCTTCCCAGAAACCGCGTAGTAATTTCTTTGACTTCGTTTTTGTCAAAATCTCTTAGTTTTATTTAACCTTTTAAGTAACACCCACTTGGAAAATTTCCCAGTTTTCTCTGTAGAATATGAATTGAGTTCTTCTGTAGTTTTGACCCTGGTTTCTATTGATGTTGATTGACTACCgataatttgtttttttattataaatcttGAAAATCAAATTCTTGAATTTTATGTTTGGAAATTACTGAAAGAACGAAATTTACACTCAGTTTTTCACAGACAAGCACAAGAAAGCTCTGTTCGAAGCTCTGGAAAAGGTCAAAGCTGGTATACATCACACTCATATTCACccccaatttttttttcaagaattCGCGTTGGTTTCTAACCCTTAATTCTTCGAACATGTAGAGCTAATGGTTCTAGGGTTTATCTCATTAATATTGACTTTTAGTCAATATTACATTGCGAAAATATGCATCCCCATTGATATTGCTGACACGATGTTGCCATGTactaaaaagaaagaaaaagttgAAGAAGAAGTAGCCCACCGATTGCTTCTATGGTACCAAGAGCGCAGATCTTTAGCTGGCGCCAAAGCATCTACTTGCAAAAAGGTAACTCAAACAATCAATTCATCATAAATAAAAACGATTTACAATCTCATATGAACAAACCCTTTGTTGCAAAATCTGTAATTTTGAGATTTTAAGTTTGTTTTTTGATAGGGGAAAGTGCCGCTTATAACTGTTGATGGGCTACATCAATTGCACATACTCATATTCTTTCTTGCTGTTTTGCACGTTGCATATAGTGCTATAACAATGGCTCTTGGGAGATTAAAGGTACGCTATGTTTATTGTTTACTAACATTGTTGTTTTATTCTTTATGCAAttcacataatcaaaataatatgttttatatattgatGAGATTTGGTGCTACTTTTTCTCTATAGATTCGTGGGTGGAAGCAATGGGAACAAGAGACATTATCCCATGATTACGAATTTTCCAATGGTATATAGATAAATACATGCTTttgatttttttcttatttggatattatactttgaaaaatctactcaAGTATAGAAgtgaaaattgctttgtatttgaaTGATATTGCTATAATCGGGTAAATTCTTCAAAGTACAATTTTATAATacaaagaaacaaaaatattattcCCAAAAgcttaaataaaatgaaaatgtaaaaatcCAAATCAAtacttcatgatcataatccaaataaaatgaaaatgtaaaatcaAAATACAGATCCTTCAAGATTCAGGCTTACACACGAGACTTCTTTTGTGAGAGCACATACAAGCTTTTGGACCCGAATCCCGTTTTTCTTTTACATTGTAAGTTCtcaaaaacttcatcaaatattcataaatgcaagaaataaaaaatgtactttcatttatttgtgtaaTATAGCATCCTAATAGTTTCTTTCTATATTCTATTACTTACAACATTGTAGTTTCACCTTTTTTTCTTATCAAGTCCCTATACTTCAGAAAATCCACCCGATTATAGCATTATACAtccaaccttttttattttttttattatttttttttaaatcttactATAGCTATAATTGGGTatttttttcaaagtacaattgagctataataaacaaattaacaaaagtacatttctatttcttgcatttaatccTATACTTTTATATCATGAGTTTGCTTATGGAAGCTTTGTTTATGTAGGGATGCTTCTTTCGTCAATTTTTTAGATCTGTTAGTAGGTCTGATTATATGACCTTGCGAAACGGATTCATAAATGTGAGactttattacttgttttattgtTTCTTtactaattttttatttatttatgtaattttttttttctttttttctaaaTTGGAAATTGTTCGATTCTTTTAGCTTCATTTGGCCCCTGGAACTAAATTCAACTTCCAAAAGTACATTAAACGATCATTAGAGGACGATTTCCAAGTTGTTGTGGGAGTAAGGTACAAATAGGTTGTCAATGTGACAAAAATTGTTCAAATACAAATAAATTTTCATTGCTATAATAGAGTATAAAGACGTAATCACTAATTAATAACCCTTTGATGTTTTGTAGCCCAGTGCTATGGGCGTCGTTTGTGATCTTTTTGCTTCTAAATGTTAATGGTAAGTCACTAAATCATTAACTTGGAATTTGTTGAATATGTTCGTAAGTTTAATATGATTATCAAAACCTTGTGCAAAATCTTTAGAATCCATTTCAATTTCAAAGTTGAAATGAAATCCATTTGACTCAAAAAAAAGTCGAATTCAATCTCTTTTCATTATGAATTGCTTTGAAATCTGCAAAATTTCCttcataaaaaccctaatttgttgCAGGATGGCAGGCGATGTTCTGGGCATCGATAATTCCATTAGTCGTACGTGGTTTTCTTCATCCGTCTTTTTCAGGGCATTATAGTCTTTTTGCACAGACGATTTATGTGCGttgacattttttatttttattttactgtGTAGGTTATATTAGCAGTTGGA
This window encodes:
- the LOC111877384 gene encoding MLO-like protein 8 isoform X1; translated protein: MAGDTSEGTRELDQTPTWAVAGVCAIIIVVSIALEKVLHRLGKFFTDKHKKALFEALEKVKAELMVLGFISLILTFSQYYIAKICIPIDIADTMLPCTKKKEKVEEEVAHRLLLWYQERRSLAGAKASTCKKGKVPLITVDGLHQLHILIFFLAVLHVAYSAITMALGRLKIRGWKQWEQETLSHDYEFSNDPSRFRLTHETSFVRAHTSFWTRIPFFFYIGCFFRQFFRSVSRSDYMTLRNGFINLHLAPGTKFNFQKYIKRSLEDDFQVVVGVSPVLWASFVIFLLLNVNGWQAMFWASIIPLVVILAVGTKLQSILTKMALEITERHAVIQGIPLVQASDKYFWFSRPRLMLHLIHFALFQNAFQITYFLWIWYEYKINSCFHDNMKLVILKLVLGVGVLILCSYITLPLYALLSQMGSNMKKSIFDEHTAKALKQWRMAVKRKHGGKSPTRSTAGSVAASPIHPMATTTSRTAAAMLHRFQTTGHSTRSNFTYEDTDVSDFEGEPLSPESSTRQLLDVRVDYHSDNEIELVNESQQEVEMKNEDDFSFAKPAPPK
- the LOC111877384 gene encoding MLO-like protein 10 isoform X2, with translation MVLGFISLILTFSQYYIAKICIPIDIADTMLPCTKKKEKVEEEVAHRLLLWYQERRSLAGAKASTCKKGKVPLITVDGLHQLHILIFFLAVLHVAYSAITMALGRLKIRGWKQWEQETLSHDYEFSNDPSRFRLTHETSFVRAHTSFWTRIPFFFYIGCFFRQFFRSVSRSDYMTLRNGFINLHLAPGTKFNFQKYIKRSLEDDFQVVVGVSPVLWASFVIFLLLNVNGWQAMFWASIIPLVVILAVGTKLQSILTKMALEITERHAVIQGIPLVQASDKYFWFSRPRLMLHLIHFALFQNAFQITYFLWIWYEYKINSCFHDNMKLVILKLVLGVGVLILCSYITLPLYALLSQMGSNMKKSIFDEHTAKALKQWRMAVKRKHGGKSPTRSTAGSVAASPIHPMATTTSRTAAAMLHRFQTTGHSTRSNFTYEDTDVSDFEGEPLSPESSTRQLLDVRVDYHSDNEIELVNESQQEVEMKNEDDFSFAKPAPPK